A stretch of Desulfuromonas thiophila DNA encodes these proteins:
- a CDS encoding protein-glutamate methylesterase/protein-glutamine glutaminase: protein MAEKIRVLIVDDAAVVREALSSILASDPQIEVMATAGDPFIAAARMKEQIPDVITLDVEMPRMDGLTFLKKIMTQHPIPVVMCSSLTAQGSETALRALEYGAVDIITKPQLGTKQFLEESRVRICDAVKAAAQARLRPTGRPSLTVAPKLTADAVLEKGSSRALVQTTEKVVVVGASTGGTEALREFLLQFPADAPGIVIVQHMPENFTAAFARRLDGLCRLSVKEAADGDSVIRGRALIAPGNRHTLLKRSGARYYVEIKDGPLVSRHRPSVDVLFRSAARYAGKNAIGVIMTGMGDDGARGMKEMKEAGAATLAQDEATCVVYGMPKEAVKAGGVDLSLPLDQLAARVLQLER from the coding sequence ATGGCCGAGAAGATTCGTGTTCTGATCGTTGACGATGCCGCCGTGGTGCGCGAGGCTCTCAGCAGCATCCTGGCGTCCGACCCGCAGATCGAGGTCATGGCCACTGCCGGCGATCCCTTCATCGCCGCGGCGCGCATGAAGGAGCAGATTCCCGATGTCATCACGCTGGATGTCGAGATGCCGCGAATGGACGGCCTGACCTTTCTGAAAAAGATCATGACCCAGCATCCGATTCCAGTGGTCATGTGTTCGAGTCTGACGGCCCAGGGGTCGGAAACGGCGCTCAGGGCGCTGGAATATGGCGCCGTCGATATCATTACCAAGCCGCAGCTGGGCACCAAGCAGTTTCTGGAGGAATCGCGGGTGCGTATCTGCGATGCCGTCAAGGCGGCGGCGCAGGCGCGACTGCGCCCCACCGGCCGGCCGTCCCTGACGGTGGCGCCCAAGCTGACCGCCGACGCCGTGCTGGAAAAGGGTTCGAGCCGCGCCCTGGTGCAGACCACTGAAAAGGTGGTGGTGGTCGGCGCCTCCACCGGCGGTACCGAGGCCTTGCGTGAATTTCTGCTGCAGTTTCCGGCCGATGCGCCGGGTATCGTGATTGTCCAGCACATGCCGGAGAATTTCACCGCCGCCTTTGCCCGCCGCCTCGATGGGCTGTGCCGCTTGTCGGTCAAGGAGGCGGCCGATGGCGATTCGGTGATCCGCGGCCGCGCCCTGATCGCGCCGGGCAATCGTCATACCCTGCTCAAGCGCAGCGGCGCGCGCTATTATGTCGAAATCAAGGACGGGCCGCTGGTTTCGCGCCATCGGCCGTCGGTGGATGTGCTGTTCCGCAGCGCGGCCCGTTACGCCGGCAAGAACGCCATTGGCGTTATCATGACCGGCATGGGCGACGATGGCGCCAGGGGCATGAAGGAAATGAAGGAGGCGGGTGCCGCCACCCTGGCGCAGGACGAGGCGACCTGTGTGGTCTATGGCATGCCCAAGGAAGCGGTCAAGGCGGGCGGGGTCGATCTGTCGCTGCCTCTTGACCAGTTGGCGGCCAGGGTGCTGCAACTGGAACGCTGA
- a CDS encoding PhnD/SsuA/transferrin family substrate-binding protein codes for MLGTTRSVTVFSLGWQRRLALLCACLALVLLGPGQPPAAAHYVPSRSLNPDSLTLGVHPYLNAAELQRRFAPLCAHLSRVCGRPVQWRILPSFGDMAEQFGQPGLELAFTGPTLYVRLRQQQPRLQLLGSLSDGRGLLRGALVVRQDSPLRQVADLRGQTLALVAPYSTMGCMVPRAVLAEHRLGLEDLAAVAFLGNHDNVAYAVLAGRYAAGAVKQEVLDSLQGAGLRVLAPLPPVADHLFIASPTLEPQLVDCLRTALQQLHLSAEGRTLLRALRPDARCVAPVQDSDYDGLRGLESLADTPVDWAQDQGVAGMEQGEEAAGVTPAH; via the coding sequence ATGCTTGGGACGACGCGATCTGTTACGGTTTTTAGCCTCGGCTGGCAGCGGCGGCTGGCATTGCTGTGTGCCTGCCTGGCGCTGGTGCTGCTGGGGCCGGGCCAGCCACCGGCGGCGGCCCATTATGTGCCCAGCCGCAGCCTGAACCCGGACAGTCTGACCCTGGGGGTGCACCCCTATCTCAATGCCGCGGAACTGCAACGGCGTTTCGCGCCGCTGTGCGCGCACCTCAGCCGGGTCTGTGGCCGACCGGTGCAGTGGCGGATTCTGCCCAGTTTTGGTGACATGGCCGAACAGTTCGGCCAGCCGGGGCTGGAGCTGGCCTTCACCGGCCCGACCCTCTATGTCCGGTTGCGCCAGCAGCAGCCCCGCCTGCAGTTGCTCGGCAGCCTGAGCGACGGCCGGGGATTGCTGCGCGGCGCTCTGGTGGTGCGGCAGGACAGCCCGCTGCGCCAGGTTGCCGATCTGCGCGGTCAGACCCTGGCGCTGGTGGCGCCCTATTCCACCATGGGCTGCATGGTGCCCCGGGCGGTGCTGGCCGAGCATCGGCTGGGGCTGGAGGATCTGGCGGCGGTGGCTTTTCTGGGCAACCACGATAACGTGGCTTACGCGGTGCTGGCGGGGCGCTATGCCGCCGGCGCGGTCAAGCAGGAGGTGCTCGACAGCCTGCAGGGGGCGGGCCTGCGGGTATTGGCGCCGTTGCCGCCGGTGGCCGATCACCTGTTTATCGCCAGCCCGACCCTTGAGCCGCAGCTGGTGGATTGCCTGCGCACGGCCCTGCAGCAGCTGCATCTGAGTGCCGAAGGCCGGACGCTGTTGCGGGCGCTGCGTCCCGATGCCCGCTGCGTGGCGCCGGTGCAGGACAGCGACTACGACGGTCTGCGGGGGCTGGAGTCTCTTGCGGACACGCCAGTGGACTGGGCGCAGGATCAAGGCGTCGCGGGTATGGAACAGGGGGAGGAAGCAGCTGGTGTCACGCCTGCGCACTAA